Proteins encoded by one window of Catharus ustulatus isolate bCatUst1 chromosome Z, bCatUst1.pri.v2, whole genome shotgun sequence:
- the LOX gene encoding protein-lysine 6-oxidase isoform X1, translated as MRFAPPGLLLAQLHACIYWSCLCPAGCQQQQPPRRDPPPPPAAWRQRIQWENNGQVYSLLSLGSQYQPPRRRQAAEAAGSPILLLRNNGTVQPRRAARPAASAAAQPQTQPAASRAGSGARHWFQAGYQAPSGGRSPAAATSAARSASSGAPRPSPAGGTGTDGNGSSTGAGSLPPLSSFRPGREDVMVGDDPYNPYKYTDDNPYYNYYDTYERPRQGSRYRPGYGTGYFQYGLPDLVPDPYYIQASTYVQRMSMYNLRCAAEENCLASSAYRADVRDYDNRVLLRFPQRVKNQGTSDFLPSRPRYSWEWHSCHQHYHSMDEFSHYDLLDASSHRKVAEGHKASFCLEDTSCDYGYYRRYACTAHTQGLSPGCYDTYNADIDCQWIDITDVKPGNYILKVSVNPSYLVPESDYSNNIVRCDIRYTGHHAYASGCTISP; from the exons ATGCGCTTCGCGCCGCCGGGGCTCCTGCTCGCCCAGCTTCACGCGTGCATCTactggagctgcctctgccccgccggctgccagcagcagcagccgccgcgCCGCGatcccccgccgccccccgccgcctgGAGGCAGCGGATCCAGTGGGAGAACAACGGGCAGGTGTAcagcctgctcagcctgggctcGCAGTACCAGCCCCCGCGGCGCAGGCAGGCGGCCGAGGCGGCGGGCAGCCCTATCCTGCTGCTGCGGAACAACGGCACGGTGCAGCCGCGGAgagccgcccgccccgccgcctccgccgccgcACAGCCCCAGACCCAGCCCGCCGCCAGCCGGGCCGGCTCCGGCGCTCGGCACTGGTTCCAGGCCGGCTACCAGGCTCCCTCCGGGGGtcgcagccccgcggccgccaCCTCTGCGGCCCGGAGCGCCTCTTCTGGCGCGCCACGacccagccccgccggcggcaccggcaccgacGGCAACGGGAGCAGCACCGGGGCCGGCAGTCTGCCGCCCCTGAGCAGCTTCAGGCCCGGCCGGGAAGATGTCATGGTAGGAGACGACCCCTACAACCCCTACAAGTACACGGACGATAACCCCTACTACAACTACTACGACACCTACGAGAGGCCTCGCCAGGGCAGCAGGTACAGACCCGGCTATGGCACCGGCTACTTCCAGTACG GTCTCCCTGACTTAGTCCCGGATCCCTATTACATCCAGGCGTCCACATATGTCCAGAGGATGTCCATGTATAACTTGAGATGTGCAGCCGAGGAGAACTGCTTGGCAAG TTCAGCTTACCGAGCAGATGTTAGAGACTATGACAACCGGGTGCTCCTGAGATTCCCCCAAAGAGTGAAAAATCAAGGCACATCGGATTTTCTGCCCAGCAGACCCCGTTATTCATGGGAGTGGCACAGCTGTCACCA ACATTATCACAGCATGGATGAATTCAGCCACTATGACTTGTTGGATGCGAGCTCACATAGAAAAGTTGCTGAAGGACACAAAGCAAGTTTCTGCCTTGAAGATACTTCCTGTGATTATGGATATTACAGGCGTTATGcatgcacagcacacacacag GGTCTGAGCCCTGGCTGCTACGACACGTACAATGCTGACATAGATTGCCAGTGGATTGACATTACTGATGTAAAACCTGGAAATTACATTCTGAAG GTGAGCGTAAATCCAAGCTACCTGGTGCCTGAATCCGATTACTCCAACAACATAGTCCGCTGCGACATCCGCTACACGGGCCACCATGCCTATGCCTCTGGCTGCACAATTTCACCGTGA
- the LOX gene encoding protein-lysine 6-oxidase isoform X2: protein MVGDDPYNPYKYTDDNPYYNYYDTYERPRQGSRYRPGYGTGYFQYGLPDLVPDPYYIQASTYVQRMSMYNLRCAAEENCLASSAYRADVRDYDNRVLLRFPQRVKNQGTSDFLPSRPRYSWEWHSCHQHYHSMDEFSHYDLLDASSHRKVAEGHKASFCLEDTSCDYGYYRRYACTAHTQGLSPGCYDTYNADIDCQWIDITDVKPGNYILKVSVNPSYLVPESDYSNNIVRCDIRYTGHHAYASGCTISPY from the exons ATGGTAGGAGACGACCCCTACAACCCCTACAAGTACACGGACGATAACCCCTACTACAACTACTACGACACCTACGAGAGGCCTCGCCAGGGCAGCAGGTACAGACCCGGCTATGGCACCGGCTACTTCCAGTACG GTCTCCCTGACTTAGTCCCGGATCCCTATTACATCCAGGCGTCCACATATGTCCAGAGGATGTCCATGTATAACTTGAGATGTGCAGCCGAGGAGAACTGCTTGGCAAG TTCAGCTTACCGAGCAGATGTTAGAGACTATGACAACCGGGTGCTCCTGAGATTCCCCCAAAGAGTGAAAAATCAAGGCACATCGGATTTTCTGCCCAGCAGACCCCGTTATTCATGGGAGTGGCACAGCTGTCACCA ACATTATCACAGCATGGATGAATTCAGCCACTATGACTTGTTGGATGCGAGCTCACATAGAAAAGTTGCTGAAGGACACAAAGCAAGTTTCTGCCTTGAAGATACTTCCTGTGATTATGGATATTACAGGCGTTATGcatgcacagcacacacacag GGTCTGAGCCCTGGCTGCTACGACACGTACAATGCTGACATAGATTGCCAGTGGATTGACATTACTGATGTAAAACCTGGAAATTACATTCTGAAG GTGAGCGTAAATCCAAGCTACCTGGTGCCTGAATCCGATTACTCCAACAACATAGTCCGCTGCGACATCCGCTACACGGGCCACCATGCCTATGCCTCTGGCTGCACAATTTCACC ATACTGA